One part of the Sporosarcina ureae genome encodes these proteins:
- a CDS encoding MBL fold metallo-hydrolase, which translates to MRFSILASGSTGNSLYIETDEHAFLVDAGMSGKKIEGLLGSINRSMKHIDGIFVTHEHSDHIKGIGVLARKYKTPIYANAKTWQAMDGLVGEIPVDQRFHFDMETVKTFGSLDIQSFAVSHDAADPMFYTFNEGDRKLAIITDTGYVSDRMKGHIQGADSFVFESNHDVSMLQMGRYPWSIKRRILSDVGHVSNEDAAVAMSEVVAQKEAHIYLAHLSLDNNMKDLARMSVAQTLEDCGIRAGEFVHLHDTDASESTELVLV; encoded by the coding sequence ATGCGATTTAGCATTTTGGCGAGTGGCAGTACAGGCAACTCGTTATATATAGAGACAGATGAGCACGCTTTTCTCGTAGATGCCGGCATGAGCGGTAAGAAAATTGAAGGTTTGCTCGGATCGATCAATCGCTCGATGAAACATATTGACGGCATTTTCGTCACACATGAACACAGTGATCATATTAAAGGAATTGGTGTACTTGCCCGGAAGTATAAAACACCCATCTATGCCAACGCAAAAACATGGCAGGCGATGGACGGACTAGTAGGAGAGATTCCTGTTGATCAGCGTTTCCATTTCGACATGGAAACGGTGAAAACATTTGGTTCACTGGATATCCAGTCATTTGCTGTATCCCATGACGCAGCAGACCCGATGTTCTATACGTTCAATGAAGGCGATCGTAAACTGGCAATCATCACCGACACAGGCTACGTTAGCGATCGTATGAAAGGCCACATCCAAGGCGCTGACAGCTTTGTATTCGAAAGCAATCACGATGTCAGTATGCTACAGATGGGACGTTACCCATGGTCGATCAAGCGTCGTATTTTAAGTGACGTGGGCCACGTATCAAATGAAGATGCAGCCGTTGCAATGAGTGAAGTGGTTGCTCAAAAAGAAGCGCATATTTATTTAGCCCATCTTAGCTTGGATAACAATATGAAAGACTTGGCGCGCATGAGCGTAGCACAGACCCTTGAAGACTGCGGCATTCGTGCAGGGGAATTTGTCCACTTGCATGATACGGATGCATCAGAATCCACGGAACTCGTGCTAGTCTAA
- a CDS encoding S1C family serine protease encodes MDDERREEGREEMERQQPIPPVETKREPKRRGSFWPALLGALLGGVIVFSVMMYATDSSSTSDVATSKTTEVKSNSEHAQVSMDISSEVTDVVGDVANAVVGITNIQTVQDFWSSTTSTQEAGSGSGVLYKKEGDKAYIVTNHHVVENSEQLEISFDDGTKVEGKLIGSDLWTDLAVVEIDAEHVDTVIEFGDSDALKRGESVIAIGNPLGLGFAGSVTVGVISGKDRSIPMDLNKDGNVDWQADVLQTDAAINPGNSGGALINMAGQLIGINSMKISEATVEGIGLAIPINIALPIIEHLEETGQVNRPTMGVSLLDLQQIPIQQQQQTLNLPEKVTEGVVVTDVMPNSSAIQAGVKKYDTIVQLDEEKVTDMVSLRKYLYNKKEIGDPLKITVYRDGKKLDLEMVLKDGNTF; translated from the coding sequence ATGGACGATGAAAGAAGAGAAGAAGGAAGAGAAGAAATGGAACGGCAACAGCCTATTCCACCGGTTGAAACGAAACGCGAACCAAAACGTAGAGGCAGTTTTTGGCCAGCTTTACTCGGTGCCTTATTGGGTGGAGTCATCGTATTTTCGGTCATGATGTACGCAACTGACTCATCAAGTACTAGTGATGTTGCTACGTCTAAAACAACGGAAGTCAAAAGCAACTCGGAACACGCCCAAGTATCAATGGACATCTCAAGCGAAGTTACGGATGTTGTAGGTGACGTTGCAAATGCTGTCGTTGGTATTACAAATATCCAGACGGTCCAAGACTTCTGGTCTTCCACAACGTCTACTCAAGAAGCTGGATCGGGTTCTGGTGTGCTGTATAAAAAAGAAGGTGACAAAGCATATATCGTCACCAATCACCACGTCGTAGAGAATTCCGAACAACTCGAAATTAGTTTTGATGACGGGACAAAGGTTGAAGGGAAGTTAATTGGCAGTGATCTGTGGACAGATTTAGCGGTTGTCGAAATTGATGCAGAACATGTTGATACAGTAATAGAATTCGGTGATTCCGATGCGTTAAAACGTGGGGAATCAGTTATTGCGATCGGTAATCCATTAGGACTTGGCTTTGCGGGATCCGTCACGGTTGGCGTAATTTCTGGTAAAGACCGATCCATTCCAATGGATCTCAACAAGGATGGAAACGTTGATTGGCAAGCAGACGTCTTGCAGACAGATGCAGCGATCAACCCAGGGAACTCGGGTGGCGCTTTAATTAATATGGCAGGTCAATTGATCGGGATTAACTCCATGAAAATCTCTGAGGCAACAGTAGAGGGAATCGGACTGGCTATTCCAATCAATATTGCATTACCGATTATCGAACACTTAGAAGAAACAGGACAAGTAAATCGACCGACAATGGGCGTATCGTTACTTGATCTTCAACAAATTCCTATTCAGCAACAGCAACAAACATTGAACTTACCTGAAAAGGTAACGGAAGGTGTCGTCGTAACAGATGTCATGCCGAATTCATCGGCAATACAAGCCGGAGTGAAGAAGTATGATACAATCGTTCAGCTGGATGAAGAGAAAGTGACGGATATGGTCAGTCTACGTAAGTATTTGTATAATAAAAAAGAAATTGGTGATCCATTGAAGATTACAGTTTATCGAGATGGAAAGAAACTGGACTTGGAAATGGTATTGAAAGACGGAAATACGTTCTAA
- a CDS encoding DMT family transporter, translating to MLIIVTRLLSSRVDPLAITLYSNVVGLAVSIPFIFLLDTPIRMSVKVSDWSFLIVTAIVVHGIAMLIWNYNIRYVDASKASILSNLEPFVTMVMGLILLYKPITGSEIVGSLFIVGGVVLSTYQRKRLSRSLS from the coding sequence ATGCTAATTATCGTGACGAGACTCCTTTCCAGTAGAGTGGATCCGCTTGCAATTACTTTATATTCAAATGTTGTTGGACTAGCTGTGTCGATTCCTTTTATTTTTCTACTTGATACGCCGATACGAATGAGTGTAAAGGTCTCCGATTGGTCATTTCTGATTGTTACAGCCATTGTGGTACACGGTATCGCCATGTTGATTTGGAACTACAATATTAGATATGTTGATGCTTCAAAGGCCTCCATATTATCTAATTTAGAACCTTTTGTAACGATGGTAATGGGTTTGATCTTGTTGTATAAACCAATAACGGGGTCAGAAATTGTCGGTTCACTATTTATAGTGGGAGGAGTAGTGCTGTCTACATATCAGCGAAAAAGGCTATCAAGAAGTTTAAGTTAA
- a CDS encoding 5'-methylthioadenosine/S-adenosylhomocysteine nucleosidase — MKLVGFIVCMVILATIVSGCNSTTKNTAETELRPIIVQGPMPIEAEKFAEKLSDAEVEESGNFVFYKGTIDDYPVIVTKTSKGMENTAAATALAIEKYNPIAIINQGTSGGHDPDLHVFDIVLGKRTVNIGSMKTESAEENEGMDPSLWKPMDLMASEGSAGEDPDAEKIRYFDGDDELLAAANAVKDQYELGKVVEGTIGSADLWNNEVDRINWFHEKYGTSVEEMEGAAAAQISDSYNVPFLGIRILSNNKTNNGQYNPETASANQDYVYLVLKEYISNLK, encoded by the coding sequence ATGAAATTAGTTGGCTTTATTGTATGTATGGTTATTCTAGCAACGATCGTTTCGGGCTGTAACTCGACTACTAAGAATACAGCTGAAACTGAACTACGTCCGATTATTGTTCAAGGACCCATGCCTATTGAAGCTGAAAAGTTTGCTGAGAAATTAAGCGATGCAGAAGTTGAGGAATCGGGAAACTTTGTTTTTTATAAAGGTACTATCGATGACTATCCTGTAATTGTTACGAAAACTAGTAAAGGGATGGAAAACACTGCAGCCGCTACTGCATTAGCAATTGAGAAGTATAACCCTATCGCTATTATTAACCAGGGAACTTCAGGCGGACACGACCCGGACTTACATGTATTTGACATAGTGTTAGGAAAACGAACTGTCAATATTGGTTCTATGAAGACTGAGTCTGCTGAAGAAAACGAAGGAATGGATCCATCACTATGGAAGCCTATGGACCTTATGGCTTCTGAAGGCAGTGCCGGAGAAGATCCTGATGCAGAGAAGATTCGCTACTTTGATGGCGACGATGAATTATTAGCAGCAGCAAATGCGGTTAAAGATCAATATGAACTAGGTAAAGTTGTTGAAGGTACTATTGGATCTGCAGATCTTTGGAATAACGAAGTAGACCGCATAAACTGGTTCCATGAAAAGTACGGTACTTCTGTTGAGGAAATGGAAGGTGCTGCCGCAGCACAGATTTCTGATAGTTACAACGTTCCTTTTTTAGGTATACGCATTCTTTCAAATAACAAAACTAATAATGGACAATATAATCCAGAAACTGCTTCAGCCAATCAAGACTATGTTTATCTTGTTTTAAAAGAATATATCTCCAATTTAAAATAA
- a CDS encoding two-component system regulatory protein YycI: MDWNRTKTIFIIVFSILNVFLYWLYLDRQLDVGNMQVLSKTSVEDTLRLENITYEPIPFTKKEVSYLSAHVVTFSNDDLKKLTNQSFVLVEESRLLSHMKKSVKVIDDKGEYGFEEFLAKYVLKGEDYVLWDIDKEDQNAVFFQQVKNETIFYSPNAMLIMHWDKDGKVTHYEQRMLDEFSSFNQKKDLLSQDDAVSSLVTRSLLKPNSTVMQVKSGYSTLVQLTETQVFAPTWNVQVKLKDGTIEQHFVNAIEGKVIEFQSDMLEEQIE, from the coding sequence TTGGATTGGAATAGAACTAAAACCATTTTTATCATTGTCTTTTCCATTCTGAACGTCTTCTTGTATTGGCTCTATCTAGATCGGCAATTAGATGTGGGAAATATGCAGGTTCTCAGTAAAACTTCCGTCGAAGATACTTTGAGGTTGGAAAATATTACGTACGAACCAATCCCATTTACTAAAAAAGAAGTATCGTATCTATCTGCGCATGTCGTAACATTCTCAAATGATGATTTGAAGAAATTAACGAATCAATCGTTCGTCTTAGTCGAAGAATCGCGGTTACTGTCCCATATGAAAAAGTCTGTTAAGGTGATCGATGACAAAGGCGAATATGGATTTGAGGAGTTCTTGGCGAAGTACGTGCTCAAAGGTGAAGATTACGTGCTCTGGGATATAGATAAAGAAGACCAGAATGCTGTATTCTTCCAACAAGTCAAGAATGAAACGATCTTTTACAGTCCCAACGCCATGCTCATCATGCACTGGGACAAGGATGGCAAAGTTACACATTACGAACAGCGCATGCTCGACGAGTTCTCAAGTTTTAATCAGAAAAAGGATTTACTATCACAAGATGATGCGGTTTCTTCGCTTGTTACACGTAGTTTATTGAAGCCAAATTCCACTGTTATGCAAGTCAAGTCAGGTTATTCGACACTTGTTCAGCTCACGGAAACGCAAGTATTTGCACCAACGTGGAATGTTCAGGTAAAATTGAAGGATGGAACTATTGAACAGCACTTCGTCAATGCGATTGAAGGAAAAGTCATCGAGTTCCAATCGGATATGTTAGAAGAACAAATAGAATAG
- the rlmH gene encoding 23S rRNA (pseudouridine(1915)-N(3))-methyltransferase RlmH, whose translation MNISIVTVGKLKEKYLKQGIEEYTKRLNSYAKMQLIEVADEKAPETLSDADMEIVKKKEADRILAKIAPDAHVIALAIDGKMKTSEEFAASLDSLMTYGKSKIVFVIGGSLGLHSSVLQRSNEKLSFSKMTFPHQLMKLVLVEQIYRGFRIIKGEPYHK comes from the coding sequence GTGAATATATCAATTGTCACCGTGGGTAAGTTAAAAGAGAAGTATTTGAAACAAGGAATAGAAGAGTATACAAAACGCCTAAATAGCTATGCAAAAATGCAATTAATTGAAGTGGCGGACGAAAAAGCACCAGAAACACTAAGTGATGCTGACATGGAAATTGTCAAAAAGAAAGAAGCTGATCGAATTTTGGCGAAGATTGCACCTGACGCACACGTCATTGCACTAGCAATCGACGGTAAAATGAAAACTTCTGAGGAATTTGCAGCTAGTCTTGATTCGTTGATGACGTATGGTAAAAGTAAGATTGTCTTTGTTATTGGCGGATCACTGGGTTTACATAGTAGTGTGCTACAGCGTTCGAATGAGAAGTTATCGTTTTCTAAGATGACATTTCCGCATCAGTTGATGAAGTTGGTGTTGGTGGAGCAGATTTATCGAGGGTTTCGGATTATTAAGGGGGAGCCTTATCATAAGTAA
- a CDS encoding diacylglycerol/lipid kinase family protein has protein sequence MKKSALVIINPSSGKEQATEYEEQIRETLQDAYSEITVKYTEGEGDATRFAKEAAENNYDFVVSLGGDGSVNETVNGLAPFNNPPKLGIIPMGTVNDLARSLNIPMKPVDAIKLLVSGIETKIDIGMANDDIYFTNILGIGSAAKAIHHVDSAEKSKIGPIAYLKAIGKEIMDDHTFPIKFEMEEHTWEGDVSVVLISLIDSLGGIKTIVNEVENGDGNFHIFAFKHLNLTELAKMTPSIIMGKLKESENVQYFKTRQVNITTSAGETQESDIDGEQGPNLPLNLKVLQQHITIISNKA, from the coding sequence TTGAAAAAATCAGCATTAGTCATTATTAATCCTTCCTCTGGAAAAGAACAAGCAACAGAGTATGAAGAGCAAATTAGAGAAACACTTCAAGATGCGTACAGTGAAATCACTGTGAAATATACGGAGGGCGAAGGTGATGCGACACGCTTTGCAAAAGAGGCTGCAGAAAATAACTATGACTTCGTTGTTTCACTCGGTGGAGACGGAAGTGTGAATGAAACTGTCAATGGACTCGCTCCATTTAATAACCCTCCAAAACTCGGAATCATTCCAATGGGCACAGTGAATGATCTTGCTCGTTCATTAAACATTCCAATGAAACCTGTTGATGCGATTAAATTGCTTGTCTCAGGTATTGAAACAAAAATTGACATTGGAATGGCTAACGATGATATTTATTTTACAAACATTTTAGGAATTGGAAGTGCTGCGAAAGCAATTCATCATGTCGACAGTGCAGAAAAATCTAAAATCGGACCCATTGCCTACTTGAAAGCGATTGGGAAAGAAATAATGGATGACCACACTTTTCCAATTAAGTTTGAGATGGAAGAACATACATGGGAAGGTGACGTATCGGTTGTCTTAATATCCCTCATCGACTCGCTTGGTGGTATTAAAACAATTGTAAACGAAGTTGAAAACGGAGACGGAAACTTCCATATCTTCGCGTTTAAACACCTTAACTTGACTGAGCTTGCGAAAATGACCCCTTCAATCATAATGGGCAAATTAAAGGAATCAGAAAACGTTCAATACTTTAAAACACGACAAGTCAACATAACGACTTCTGCCGGTGAGACACAAGAAAGTGATATAGATGGTGAACAAGGACCGAATTTACCACTCAATTTAAAAGTTTTGCAACAACATATAACCATCATTTCGAACAAAGCTTAA
- a CDS encoding glucosaminidase domain-containing protein: MRFLFKKWYMLCLLITLLLLAPLSTANAAALTDEATDIPTDKEWTITFNHPVVESPNLSDTIYVMNSKNEIQDVTLSVLDRVVTVTAPEVGYEVGQTYTLHIIADTLGQVGNETKTLKHPITKPFTITTDVYTVVDIRENGTYSVTSSHPTFDKANASLQEGQGIMLNEQYVKIPSGFVATNTQTVTIIYKEPTFTQKYEYAGVATDTELTYTDATADYVKVNIGEQDMYVKHEDVTLIPTATAKGQSYYKANQQGLWHYVYHHHSGKYDGAYVVGKRPDFLNEGIKYYSDDGAKFINRNGEAVGESYAYFQYLSPRVPTNYSATELDTYINSQLAAKELTGGGYTNATVKSPLKDLGATLKSIEKEHRINALLILSLAIHESDYGMSCHAQNYNNLFGLTVTDTNTQCSTHVDTSSSKYFATIEDNITSLANELNTYYLNPLNMHEYQYNGVALGNKLIGMNVRYASDPHWGAKTAGHMYNIDQELGGKDYKRHELGFTASSNVSIRTGPIVDHNRAYQYKIYGTIKLLEKMPITLSATPSETNGWLRVISELPNDGSDLYTITPNVNTVTTH, encoded by the coding sequence ATGAGATTCTTATTTAAAAAATGGTATATGTTATGTTTACTCATAACTCTACTACTACTGGCCCCACTATCAACAGCAAATGCAGCTGCATTAACCGATGAAGCAACTGACATACCAACTGATAAAGAATGGACCATTACGTTCAATCACCCTGTCGTTGAATCTCCCAATTTATCTGACACTATTTACGTTATGAACAGTAAAAATGAAATACAGGATGTTACACTCTCTGTTCTTGATCGTGTCGTTACCGTTACTGCACCTGAGGTAGGGTACGAAGTGGGTCAAACGTATACTTTACATATTATAGCGGATACTTTGGGACAAGTCGGCAATGAAACTAAAACTTTAAAACACCCCATTACAAAACCTTTTACGATCACAACAGATGTCTATACTGTTGTCGACATTCGTGAAAATGGAACTTATTCAGTTACCTCAAGCCACCCTACTTTTGACAAAGCAAATGCCAGCTTACAAGAGGGACAAGGCATCATGTTAAATGAACAATATGTCAAAATTCCATCTGGCTTTGTAGCAACCAATACTCAAACCGTCACAATTATTTACAAAGAGCCAACTTTTACACAAAAGTATGAATATGCAGGTGTCGCTACTGATACAGAACTTACGTATACAGACGCTACAGCAGACTACGTTAAGGTGAATATAGGTGAACAAGACATGTACGTCAAACACGAAGATGTCACACTCATTCCTACTGCTACAGCGAAAGGTCAATCATATTATAAAGCGAATCAACAAGGCTTATGGCATTATGTTTATCACCATCATAGTGGAAAATACGACGGTGCGTATGTAGTCGGTAAAAGACCTGATTTTCTAAACGAAGGTATAAAGTATTATAGTGACGACGGAGCAAAATTTATTAATAGAAATGGCGAAGCTGTAGGTGAAAGTTATGCCTACTTCCAATATCTATCACCACGTGTTCCAACAAACTATAGCGCGACAGAGTTAGATACGTATATCAACAGTCAACTTGCAGCGAAAGAACTGACAGGTGGCGGATATACAAATGCTACAGTAAAAAGTCCATTAAAGGATCTCGGTGCTACATTAAAATCCATTGAAAAAGAGCATCGCATAAATGCCCTGCTCATACTATCGCTCGCTATCCATGAAAGTGATTATGGTATGAGTTGTCACGCACAAAACTACAATAATTTATTCGGGTTAACTGTAACGGATACTAACACTCAATGTTCAACACATGTCGATACCTCCTCTTCTAAATACTTTGCAACTATTGAGGACAATATCACATCGCTGGCGAATGAATTAAATACCTATTACTTAAACCCCTTGAATATGCATGAATACCAGTACAATGGCGTAGCACTCGGCAATAAATTGATCGGGATGAACGTTCGCTATGCTTCAGATCCTCACTGGGGAGCAAAAACAGCAGGTCATATGTATAACATAGATCAAGAGCTTGGTGGCAAAGACTATAAAAGGCATGAGCTTGGCTTTACGGCAAGTTCAAACGTCAGCATTCGAACGGGTCCCATCGTAGACCATAACCGTGCATATCAGTATAAAATTTATGGGACGATTAAACTTCTAGAGAAAATGCCGATTACTCTGTCTGCTACACCTTCGGAAACAAATGGTTGGTTACGTGTTATTTCTGAATTACCGAATGACGGATCCGATTTGTATACAATAACTCCAAATGTTAACACGGTGACCACACATTAA
- a CDS encoding RNA-binding domain-containing protein: protein MDIFEIIQQGESKHVEFKSWVKANKKELMNILTNESVGFANTDGGIILVGVEDDGEVTGCFDYDEQNIIESIYDKTIPKLFTDIDVIKIDGKEIFKIKIEKSPEIVATSKGIVYKRLGKNTKPFYPSEYTSNKIKGFKGDYSAKIIEPTTKDDIDFTEVERLKLKIQSRDKESTLYQSDNITFLKDLRLVDVVDNEIQLTVAGVLFIGTKEAIAKYMPQAEIIILTYSDGQTEYNKRLELKIPLIQIVDRIQQFFEDRNGIKNIQMGLFKLEVQDYPINVFQEALLNAISHRDYESNSSIFIKFFPNEIIIENPGAFPSGVDSTNIITHPSSPRNKLIAETLQKLKYVQRSGQGVDIIFKDMLSLGKSAPEYNLYSEAVSLTLRSSLEDIEFLKFITKEQENNGEFSVSEICILKYIKSNKTITLNKAAEVAQITIQSASNVLSKLCQKRNILQREARNKYMFTHRVYESLDDNIEYTKDKDFDEIQAKTMIIEYLNKNGSITRPDVERLCGFSSTSSKRILQRLRDEKVIVLEGRARASFYRLK from the coding sequence ATGGATATATTTGAAATAATCCAACAGGGTGAATCTAAGCATGTAGAGTTTAAAAGTTGGGTTAAAGCAAACAAGAAAGAACTTATGAATATTTTAACAAATGAATCTGTAGGATTTGCCAATACTGACGGTGGTATCATCTTAGTCGGGGTAGAAGACGATGGAGAAGTAACCGGATGTTTTGATTACGATGAACAAAATATTATTGAAAGCATTTATGACAAGACTATACCTAAGCTTTTTACTGATATTGATGTAATAAAGATTGATGGCAAAGAAATTTTTAAAATAAAAATTGAAAAGTCTCCAGAAATTGTAGCCACTTCAAAAGGTATTGTATATAAAAGATTAGGGAAAAATACAAAACCATTTTATCCATCAGAATATACCTCTAATAAAATTAAAGGATTTAAAGGCGACTACTCTGCAAAAATTATCGAACCGACGACTAAAGATGATATAGACTTTACGGAAGTAGAGCGATTGAAACTAAAAATACAATCTCGTGATAAAGAGTCTACTTTATATCAATCAGATAATATCACCTTTCTAAAGGATTTACGCTTAGTAGATGTTGTTGATAATGAAATTCAGTTAACTGTAGCGGGGGTGTTATTTATTGGTACAAAAGAAGCGATTGCTAAATATATGCCACAAGCGGAAATAATAATTCTTACTTATAGCGATGGGCAAACGGAATATAATAAGCGTTTAGAGCTAAAAATCCCTTTAATTCAAATTGTAGATAGAATTCAACAATTTTTCGAAGACAGGAACGGAATTAAAAATATACAGATGGGCCTATTTAAATTAGAAGTCCAAGATTATCCTATCAATGTATTTCAAGAAGCCCTTCTTAATGCTATCTCACATCGTGATTATGAGAGTAATTCGTCAATTTTTATTAAATTTTTTCCTAACGAAATTATTATTGAAAACCCTGGCGCGTTTCCGTCTGGAGTTGACAGTACTAATATTATTACACATCCTTCATCGCCGAGAAACAAATTGATTGCAGAAACACTTCAAAAGCTAAAATACGTTCAACGTTCTGGTCAAGGTGTAGATATAATTTTTAAGGATATGCTTTCCTTAGGAAAATCAGCCCCTGAATATAATTTGTATTCTGAGGCAGTAAGTTTAACGTTAAGAAGTAGCTTAGAAGATATAGAATTTTTGAAGTTTATTACTAAAGAGCAAGAAAATAATGGGGAGTTTTCAGTTTCAGAAATTTGCATCTTAAAATACATTAAATCTAATAAAACGATAACTCTAAATAAGGCTGCAGAAGTGGCTCAAATTACAATTCAATCAGCATCAAATGTTTTAAGTAAACTTTGTCAAAAAAGAAACATTCTACAAAGAGAAGCAAGAAATAAATATATGTTTACCCATCGAGTGTATGAAAGTTTAGATGATAATATTGAGTATACAAAAGACAAAGATTTTGATGAAATACAAGCTAAAACAATGATTATTGAATATTTGAATAAAAATGGTTCGATTACTCGTCCTGATGTCGAAAGATTGTGTGGCTTTTCATCTACAAGTAGTAAACGTATTTTACAACGTTTAAGGGATGAGAAAGTTATTGTTTTAGAAGGTAGAGCAAGGGCAAGTTTTTATAGATTAAAATGA